A genomic stretch from Mastacembelus armatus chromosome 7, fMasArm1.2, whole genome shotgun sequence includes:
- the LOC113145703 gene encoding translocating chain-associated membrane protein 1-like 1 isoform X1: protein MGFRKKNKSPPVLSHEFVIQNHADMVSCVAMVILLGLMFEVTAKFAIMFITVQYNVTQVVDEKTELNLYQYGPKDVATVFFYLLIAIILHALIQEYILDKMNRRLHLSKTKHSKFNESGQLAAFYLFSFIWGCSILTAEDFATNPTFLWEGYPHTQMVFQVKFFYICQIAYWLHALPELYFQKVRKEDIPRQLYYICLYVVHITGAYVLNLHRLGLVLLVPHYLVELLFHASRLFYFSDENKQKGFTLWALLFVIARLLTLTLSVLTFGFGLPRTENQGFSLADGNFNVLTIRMTCLAAICLTQAWMMWKFINFQLKKWREHSQNQASKKKTQSPKSKPHKKEPTRGGAANGVVKSEEKTSPRARKAKAS, encoded by the exons GTTTGTGATCCAGAATCACGCCGATATGGTTTCGTGTGTGGCCATGGTCATCCTCCTCGGCCTGATGTTCGAG GTCACAGCAAAATTTGCCATCATGTTCATCACAGTCCAGTATAACGTTACACAAGTTGTTG ATGAGAAGACTGAGCTGAACCTTTACCAGTATGGACCTAAGGATGTGGCCACTGTGTTTTTCTACCTGCTCATTGCGATCATCCTTCATGCCTTGATACAAGAATACATTCTCGAT aaaatgaacagaaggTTGCACCTGTCTAAAACTAAACACAGCAAATTTAACGAGTCTGGGCAGCTTGCAGCATTCTACCTGTTCTCCTTCATCTGGGGCTGCAGCATCCTAACAGCG GAGGACTTTGCAACAAATCCTACTTTCTTATGGGAGGGTTACCCACACACTCAGATGGT TTTTCAGGTCAAGTTCTTCTACATTTGCCAAATTGCCTATTGGCTTCATGCACTTCCTGAGCTGTACTTTCAAAAAGTACGAAAG GAAGACATTCCCCGACAGCTCTATTACATTTGCCTTTATGTTGTCCACATCACTGGTGCCTATGTCTTAAA CCTTCACCGACTGGGCTTGGTACTGCTGGTACCTCATTACCTGGTAGAGCTCCTGTTTCACGCCTCACGCCTGTTTTACTTCAGTGATGAGAACAAGCAGAAAGG TTTCACTCTTTGGGCACTGCTTTTTGTCATTGCCCGTCTCCTCACCCTCACTCTGTCAGTTCTGACATTTGGCTTTGGACTGCCCCGTACAGAAAACCAGGGATTCTCCCTTGCAGATGGCAACTTCAATGTTCTCACCATAAG GATGACTTGTCTGGCAGCTATCTGCCTGACACAGGCCTGGATGATGTGGAAATTCATTAACTTCCAATTGAAAAAGTGGAGGGAGCACAGTCAGAACCAGGCGTCGAAGAAGAAAACGCAAAGCCCAAAGAGTAAGCCTCATAAAAAGGAACCTACAAGGG GAGGTGCAGCCAATGGGGTTGTGAAGTCTGAGGAGAAAACATCACCACGGGCAAGAAAAGCCAAAGCTTCGTAG
- the LOC113145703 gene encoding translocating chain-associated membrane protein 1-like 1 isoform X2 → MGFRKKNKSPPVLSHEFVIQNHADMVSCVAMVILLGLMFEVTAKFAIMFITVQYNVTQVVDEKTELNLYQYGPKDVATVFFYLLIAIILHALIQEYILDKMNRRLHLSKTKHSKFNESGQLAAFYLFSFIWGCSILTAEDFATNPTFLWEGYPHTQMVFQVKFFYICQIAYWLHALPELYFQKVRKEDIPRQLYYICLYVVHITGAYVLNLHRLGLVLLVPHYLVELLFHASRLFYFSDENKQKGFTLWALLFVIARLLTLTLSVLTFGFGLPRTENQGFSLADGNFNVLTIRMTCLAAICLTQAWMMWKFINFQLKKWREHSQNQASKKKTQSPKRGAANGVVKSEEKTSPRARKAKAS, encoded by the exons GTTTGTGATCCAGAATCACGCCGATATGGTTTCGTGTGTGGCCATGGTCATCCTCCTCGGCCTGATGTTCGAG GTCACAGCAAAATTTGCCATCATGTTCATCACAGTCCAGTATAACGTTACACAAGTTGTTG ATGAGAAGACTGAGCTGAACCTTTACCAGTATGGACCTAAGGATGTGGCCACTGTGTTTTTCTACCTGCTCATTGCGATCATCCTTCATGCCTTGATACAAGAATACATTCTCGAT aaaatgaacagaaggTTGCACCTGTCTAAAACTAAACACAGCAAATTTAACGAGTCTGGGCAGCTTGCAGCATTCTACCTGTTCTCCTTCATCTGGGGCTGCAGCATCCTAACAGCG GAGGACTTTGCAACAAATCCTACTTTCTTATGGGAGGGTTACCCACACACTCAGATGGT TTTTCAGGTCAAGTTCTTCTACATTTGCCAAATTGCCTATTGGCTTCATGCACTTCCTGAGCTGTACTTTCAAAAAGTACGAAAG GAAGACATTCCCCGACAGCTCTATTACATTTGCCTTTATGTTGTCCACATCACTGGTGCCTATGTCTTAAA CCTTCACCGACTGGGCTTGGTACTGCTGGTACCTCATTACCTGGTAGAGCTCCTGTTTCACGCCTCACGCCTGTTTTACTTCAGTGATGAGAACAAGCAGAAAGG TTTCACTCTTTGGGCACTGCTTTTTGTCATTGCCCGTCTCCTCACCCTCACTCTGTCAGTTCTGACATTTGGCTTTGGACTGCCCCGTACAGAAAACCAGGGATTCTCCCTTGCAGATGGCAACTTCAATGTTCTCACCATAAG GATGACTTGTCTGGCAGCTATCTGCCTGACACAGGCCTGGATGATGTGGAAATTCATTAACTTCCAATTGAAAAAGTGGAGGGAGCACAGTCAGAACCAGGCGTCGAAGAAGAAAACGCAAAGCCCAAAGA GAGGTGCAGCCAATGGGGTTGTGAAGTCTGAGGAGAAAACATCACCACGGGCAAGAAAAGCCAAAGCTTCGTAG